Genomic segment of Deltaproteobacteria bacterium:
TAGATGTCCAATCCAACTTGGGATGGGCTTTTTATAAAAAGGGCGATCACGACAACGCCATCAAGGCCTTCGAAGTGGCCGTGAGCCTCAATCCCTATCTGGCGGATCCATATAAGGGATTGGCTTGGAGCCAATGGAAAAAAGGCAAGAAGGCCCAGGCCAAGGACAACTTTGCCAAAGCCATCGCCATTTATCCCAAGTATGTCGAAGACGAAGACTTCGAGAAGGCCTTTAAGGGAGTGAAGGAGGGGATCGACCTCTATGGCAAGTTGGGTTGGAGTTATTATCAGAAGGGGCTGTTCAAGGAAGCTCAACAGAGGTTTGAACAGGTTCTCGCCCAAACTCCGGACAATGCGGATGCTTTCTGTGGACTGGCTTACCTCTCTTATTCGCAGAAGAACTATGATCGGGCCATCTCCTATTTTGAGAAAGCCTTGGCTAAGGAGCCTTCCTTGAGCAATGTGCGGGCTGATCTGGCATGGTCCTACTATTTCAAGGAGAACTTTAGAGGAGCCAAAGAAGAATTTGAGAAGATCGTCTTCGCTTTTCCAAATGTGGCCACCTATCAAAGCGGACTGGGCTGGGCCCTTTACCGGCTAAAGAATATGGAAGGAGCACGCCAGGCTTTTAAGGCTGCACTTAAATTGAATCCATATGATCCTTCTGCCATCGAAGGACTCAAGGACATGGGGCAAAAATAAGAAGAGGGTGAGGACTTTGCCATGAAGAGGAAACGTTGCATCGCTTTTTTAGTCACAGGAAAGAGGTGTGAAGCCTGGGCAATGGGAAAGACCGAGTACTGTCAAAAGCACCAGTACTTGGCCAAAGCCAAGAGGAAGGTCACCATCTCCAGCTTCATCTCTCCTGAACTTCCTCCCGGGGAGAATGGATTCCTTTTCGACTCGAACAGCGGTAACCTTTATACCCTCAACCGGGTTGGGGCTTTCATCGTCAAACAGTTTTACGAAGGCAAACCGATTGCCAAGGTGGTAGAAGCGGTCACCGAAAATTACGATGTGGGTTCAGAGGAGGCCCTCTCTGATGTTCTCGGCTTTGTTGACCAGATGAAGGAGTTGGGCGTCGGGGCAGCTCATGATTAAGGGAAACTTGGCCGTGACTGGCCTTATCTCAATGGATAATCCCTCTCCGGGATTGGCCATTGTCAAAAGCATCAAGGAATCCGGTCAATTCAAGGGAAAGTTCATTGGATTGGCCTTCGATGTGCTATCTACGGGGGTTTTTGCCCACGGACTTCTGGACGAGGTCTATCTTATTCCTCCACCGGCGGATGGAGAGGGACCACTTCTGGAGAGGTTGAAAGAGATCGTTCAAAAAACACGCATCGACACCATCATTCCTACCCTCGATTCGGAGACGGTCATCTATGCCCGGGCAAAGGAGAAACTGCGGACCATGGGCATCCGGCTACTCATCCCTGAGGAGAGACAAATTAAGACGCGTGCCAAGATCGCCCTTGCTGAATTTGCCCAGAGGCACGGATTCAACGTTCCGAAGACAATTACTATTACCAGCAAAGGACAGCTACAACCTGTGATCAGCGATCTGGGGTTGCCAATTGTGCTTAAAGGCCCCTTCCTGGACTGTCACATCGCCAGCAACGAGGAGGAGGCTGAAGTCTTTTTCGACCGCCTCGTTTATTCCTGGGGATTTCCTCTTCTGGCCCAGGAGCACGTTGTGGGAGAAGAATATAACATCGCAGCGCTGACGGATGGAGAAAGGGAATTGATCGGGGCTGTGGTAATGAAGAAGATTGGCATCACCGGAAAGGGGAAAGCCTGGGCAGGAGTAACCGTCCATGATCAGGATTTCCTCAACTTGGGGAGAAAGATCCTGGCTAAACTGGAGTGGACCGGGCCTATTGAATTAGAGTTCCTCAAGGGAGCCTTCTCACCAAAATTCTACTTAGTCGAAGTGAACTCCAGGTTTCCCTCCTGGATCTACCTGGCAGCCAAAGCCGGGCAGAACCTACCGCTCGCCACTTTCCAAATCGCAATGGGGAAACGGGTAAAGCCAATGCCCCCCTACCAGACCGGAGTGATGTTCTACCGTTCCGCCCAGGAATATGTTGTCAACTTTGACCTCCTTAAAAAAATTGCCATTCATGGGGAGATTGTCTACCGTTGAGAAAACAAAAAAAAGACCAAATCAACGTGGCTGTCACCGGCCTTAACTCTTCGCAAACCCCTTCCCCTGGGATCGGAGTGATTCACAGCCTGAGAATAGATCCTCAAGTCCGGGTCTCTATCGTTGCCCTGGCCTACGACATGTTTTCGGATGGAATCCATTCCCTTCCCCTGGCCGATGAAGTTGTTGAGGTACCTTTCCCTCAGACCCATCCGGAGCCATTTTTAAAAAAGCTCGCCGCCATCACTTCGAGGGTCCACATAGACTGTCTTATCCCGACCATTGACGCGGAGGTAGCCGTCATTTCACGTATGGAGGCTGATTTGAAAAACTTGGGCATCAGGGTTTTACTGCCAAAAGAGGATAGCCTCAAAGCCATCTCGAAGGAGCAATTGGTCGGATTGGAGCCTTTCAAGAGCTTCAGCCTGCCGCGCTCGGCGGTCATCCATTCACGAAACGATCTTTTCTATCAGTCTCGGGTTTTGAGTTTCCCCTTGATGCTGAAGGGGCCTTTGGGAGAGGCTTATCAGGCTGGCTCCTTGACAGAAGCCGGGGTCTATTTCGACTTGCTGACCAGAACTTGGGGAACGCCCATTATCCTGCAGAGTGCCGTTCAGGGAGAGGAATATGCGGTGGCCTGTCTCGCCGACCAGCGCAGAGAGGCCGTTGGAATCGTCGCCATGAAAAAGATCATCCAGGATGCCGGGGGCACGACTTGGGCGGGGGTCACCGTTCAAGAACAAGAACTCACAAAGATCGCTCGACATTTGATTAAACACTTCGAATGGATTGGCCCCATGGAAATAGAGTTCATCAAAGAAACGGTTTCGGGCCGATACTACCTGATTGAGATTAACAACCGGTTTCCAGCCTGGATCTACCTAGCAACCCAGGCAGGTCAAAATATGCCCCTGGCCTACCTTCAGCTCGCCCTGGGGAAAAAAGTAAGGCCCTTCGAAGGGTATCAATCCGGTATGCTTTTTGTGCGCATTGCTGACGATCTGGTCACTGACATCGGTTCGTTGGCCAGACTCATGACCAAGGGAGAATGGACCTTCCATGAAAAAAAGAAAAAAAGAAGTTTATGAGAAGCCGACCATCGTTCGAAATCTCCTGAAATCGGTTAACAAGTATGCGGGCCGCAGCTACGTTTCGGGTGCCTTTAAAGAGATTGATGGCATTCCTGTCAGCTCTCTCTTGGAAAAGTACGGCTCTCCTCTTTATGTTGTCTCTGAGCAAACCCTCA
This window contains:
- a CDS encoding tetratricopeptide repeat protein, which codes for QKKYDPAISHLEKSWKLDPKLESVKEYVSVLHTPGVYFIQSDAQSRIAWSYYLKKDYDKAMAIFQEVIARQPKWTNPRTGLAWCLFMKEKYDEAEKEFKEAQKADPNYPDSYNGLNAVSRVRYAPANKAWNYYYLGDFEQAIKEFKAAMEAKPQLLPQKEADRLPLGIGWSLYWKKDYQGAAEEFKKVLAKAPEDFSAHQGLGYIHFQNGDFAQAISEFRESLKTYPANVDVQSNLGWAFYKKGDHDNAIKAFEVAVSLNPYLADPYKGLAWSQWKKGKKAQAKDNFAKAIAIYPKYVEDEDFEKAFKGVKEGIDLYGKLGWSYYQKGLFKEAQQRFEQVLAQTPDNADAFCGLAYLSYSQKNYDRAISYFEKALAKEPSLSNVRADLAWSYYFKENFRGAKEEFEKIVFAFPNVATYQSGLGWALYRLKNMEGARQAFKAALKLNPYDPSAIEGLKDMGQK
- a CDS encoding ATP-grasp domain-containing protein, with translation MIKGNLAVTGLISMDNPSPGLAIVKSIKESGQFKGKFIGLAFDVLSTGVFAHGLLDEVYLIPPPADGEGPLLERLKEIVQKTRIDTIIPTLDSETVIYARAKEKLRTMGIRLLIPEERQIKTRAKIALAEFAQRHGFNVPKTITITSKGQLQPVISDLGLPIVLKGPFLDCHIASNEEEAEVFFDRLVYSWGFPLLAQEHVVGEEYNIAALTDGERELIGAVVMKKIGITGKGKAWAGVTVHDQDFLNLGRKILAKLEWTGPIELEFLKGAFSPKFYLVEVNSRFPSWIYLAAKAGQNLPLATFQIAMGKRVKPMPPYQTGVMFYRSAQEYVVNFDLLKKIAIHGEIVYR
- a CDS encoding ATP-grasp domain-containing protein, producing MRKQKKDQINVAVTGLNSSQTPSPGIGVIHSLRIDPQVRVSIVALAYDMFSDGIHSLPLADEVVEVPFPQTHPEPFLKKLAAITSRVHIDCLIPTIDAEVAVISRMEADLKNLGIRVLLPKEDSLKAISKEQLVGLEPFKSFSLPRSAVIHSRNDLFYQSRVLSFPLMLKGPLGEAYQAGSLTEAGVYFDLLTRTWGTPIILQSAVQGEEYAVACLADQRREAVGIVAMKKIIQDAGGTTWAGVTVQEQELTKIARHLIKHFEWIGPMEIEFIKETVSGRYYLIEINNRFPAWIYLATQAGQNMPLAYLQLALGKKVRPFEGYQSGMLFVRIADDLVTDIGSLARLMTKGEWTFHEKKKKRSL
- a CDS encoding PqqD family protein: MKRKRCIAFLVTGKRCEAWAMGKTEYCQKHQYLAKAKRKVTISSFISPELPPGENGFLFDSNSGNLYTLNRVGAFIVKQFYEGKPIAKVVEAVTENYDVGSEEALSDVLGFVDQMKELGVGAAHD